From the genome of Suricata suricatta isolate VVHF042 chromosome 3, meerkat_22Aug2017_6uvM2_HiC, whole genome shotgun sequence, one region includes:
- the LOC115287196 gene encoding SLAM family member 9-like → MLHVFPGVRGPEWVNFQDKYKERVQVLNTTTLRMDKLTLEDSGRYWARVSLTGGTVYDQYFHLSVYEPVSRPQILAEILSLTADLCKVTLECHPTGPTGAVNVSWESKGLPRELEQTGAPGPAPTPWTLALHLPLSRPSPSVTCVVSNPVDQKTATRDLGEVCGHGEYVLPEGRGLPELRSPWVMVPGSVPYVYVTTCHLSPHPESGRRRSGPYAKSEALSRISVL, encoded by the exons ATGCTGCACGTCTTTCCCGGGGTACGTGGCCCAGAATGGGTGAACTTCCAGGACAAATACAAGGAGAGAGTCCAGGTGCTCAACACGACGACCCTGAGGATGGACAAGCTGACCCTGGAGGACAGTGGGCGGTACTGGGCTCGAGTGTCCTTAACGGGAGGAACAGTATATGACCAGTATTTCCACCTCAGTGTGTACG AGCCCGTGTCCCGTCCCCAGATCCTGGCCGAGATTCTGTCCCTCACAGCAGACTTGTGCAAAGTCACCCTGGAGTGCCACCCCACGGGACCCACGGGGGCCGTGAACGTGTCCTGGGAGAGCAAGGGCCTCCCCAGGGAGCTGGAGCAGACGGGGGCCCCgggcccggcccccaccccctggaccctggctctgcacctgcccctgAGCCGGCCCAGCCCCAGCGTCACCTGTGTGGTCAGCAACCCGGTGGACCAGAAAACTGCCACCCGGGACCTCGGGGAGGTCTGTGGCCACGGTGAGTACGtcctgcctgaggggaggggcCTCCCGGAGCTCAGGTCCCCCTGGGTGATGGTTCCTGGTTCTGTCCCCTATGTTTACGTCACCACCTGCCACCTGTCACCCCATCCAGAGTCTGGCAG GAGGCGCTCAGGGCCCTACGCTAAGAGTGAGGCTCTGTCAAGGATCAGTGTCCTGTGA